Genomic DNA from Cololabis saira isolate AMF1-May2022 chromosome 20, fColSai1.1, whole genome shotgun sequence:
GAGTGTTGTCCCCTGATCTTCGCATTAGCTCATTTAATGTTTTCCACAGTTTCTTTCCATAATTTTTACTTTCACTTATCCTCTTTtgataaaacatgtttttctttttcctatttGTTCTTGTTACTTGGTTTCTTATTGCACAATATGACTTCCAATCATCTACATTACCTGATTTAATTGACACAGATTTCATTTCATCCCTCTGGGTCATCAATGCTTTCAGTTCATCATCAATCCAAGCTGCTTTTTTATTCCTTACAGTGAATTTCCTAATGGGAGCATGTTTATCAGCTACTtctaaaaacatatttgtaaaGAGTTCAAGTGCTTCATCAACATCATCAATTGTACATACATTTTTCCATTGCAGCTTATTAATGTCCCTAATAAAATCATTCTCACAAAAAGATTTAAAAGACCTTTTGACAAGAATTTTAGGTCCAGCTTTTGGCACCTTCACTTTCCTGGCAACAGCCACCAAATTGTGGTCACTGAAACCAACTGGCACTGATACAGCTTTAGAGCACTTTTCTTTTGCATTGGTGAAAATGTGGTCAATACAAGTTGCTGATTTCTGTCCTGCACAATTAATAAACACCCTGGTAGGTACTGTCATCATCTGAGATAAATGACACACCTTTGCAATATCATTCAGTTTCCGTTTCAATGAACACTTTGCCAAGAGCCAGTCTATATTTAAATCCCCTAATAAATACATCTCTTTATCACAGTCTGTGACTTTTTGCAACATGTAACATATATCCTCCAAGTACTGAACATTTGCACTAGGTGGTCTATAGCAACACCCTATAAGAAATGGTTTGGTGTGAGGTAAGTGTATTTGAATCCAAAGAGCCTCAATAGCTGAATTTAAAAGATCTTCTCTTATCTTAACAGGTATATGGTTCTGgatgtatattattatattattgccaCGCCACCACCATAGCTGTTtctatcatttctgaaaacattATATCGTGAAACAGCAATTTCACTTACATCTACTGATTGATCTAAGTGAGTTTCTGAAATAGCAAGTATGTGTAGATTTTCATCTTCTAATAAGGAAGGATGACACCTCATGAACTTTATGTTTAAGACTGCATATATTAAGATGAGCTATCCTTAAACCTTTCTTTGGTAGTTTGAGAGACATAGTGAACAATTTATCTCATCATCATTTTGAGTCACAAAAATCTAACCATTCAATTATTGTACAGTTTAATTAGCCCCAATCCTCCCCTCCCTCCTTGGCTTCACAATGAGGCGATCATAACTTATAATAGCATAGTCCCCTCTAGCTCTGGCCTCCCTCATTGCTGGCAGCAGTTCAGCTTCCTGCACAGTTGATCTGAGAAGTCTTCGTTTATATTCACTGAAGTGTTCCTGAGCGTAGCCCTTGCCCTGGACATGATGAGTTGTTTGTCTTTAAAGCGTAAGAGCTTAACCACAACTGGCCTTGGCTTCTCAGGATCACCCCTAAATGTTCCATTCCTGTGTGCGCGCTCTATCTCCACAGCATCTGGGTCCAGTTTTAGTTTTGAGGTGAACAGCTCCTTGACCTTGGTCTCAGTCTCAGCCCAGGTCTCATCTGCTTTGTCGGTCTTGATGCCTTCAATGACGAGATTATTTCTTCGGGTTTGATTCTCCAGATAGTCCAGTTTCTCAGAATAGTCATTAAAATCCACTGTCTTCTTTGACTTGATCTCCAGGACCTGTCTTGCGAGATCCTTAGCCTCAGCTGAGTGCTTTTTCTGGTCAGTCTTTAGTTCATCAATGTCTTTTTGAGAATATTTCAGACTAATCTTAAGCTCTTGAATTTCAGCCATCAGAATGTCACATCTCTTATTTGATGACTCAAGGATCAGTTGAGTAAAAGTATTAAAAGAGGCTTCTTGTCTTTTCAGCACGTCTTCATAAAAGTGTTTCTGTTGTTCTAACATGTCTTTGAGTGTCTCCATTGTCACAAAGTCATTATCTTCAACCTGAGTCTTGTTTGTATTCCTGCGACTCATCTTCAGGTATCTTTAAATGTCCACTAAAAGTAGCAATCCGTCAACGCCAGCTGACGTCACTGGTGACGGCGAGAAGGGCGGCCAATCACAGTGCTCAGCGGTAAAAAACAAACCAGAATCCGGAAGAGTTCCAGAGGACGACCGATTCCACTGTTAACTTTCTAAGTGAAGTTTTGTCAGGAAATACAGAGATACACCTCCGATTTCTGCCACAGAATCGGATATCTCGATAGCTACTTAATCACACACACTCGACAACACGCATACACGCTCAAACGCAATCCAGCGAGTAGTTGCAGCGCACCCGAGCCTCACCATTGGTTAGTCTGACAGTCAGTTATGGGGCCACGATCAGCAGGTAAAGCTACCGGAGACCGCCTCAGCACACAACCGTCAACCCGCTAGACCGACCACATAAAAGATAATTTGTTTCTTACCTCTCGGTGAAGTCAGTCGCTCGCAAGCAGAGGAGCGGCCGGCCCGGCGAGTCTGCACAGAGCTCCGAGCCGGCAGCACAGCAAGAAAAGTTGACACTTCCCTCCGAACCACCAGCACGAAGTCTATTACGTGCGACTCGAGCCGGGGGCGAGATCAAACCGGAATGCAGTACAGATCGCTGGCTTTTACTCCCAAAAAACACACAGCCAAGGCTTCCCACACAGGTTGGCACCAGACGTCCCAGCGTCTACTGTCTCAccgtagtttttattttgtaatctactttttagtctggtttttattcctgtacaatattacattatatatttaattattgttatcgtcacatgaccacaatacggaagagtatcagggctagacaggagaaaaatagaaataatattttagaggaggaagattttcttttcattatgcactttgaggaaaaagtggaaatgtagagaaatatgttgaaatgtcaaaatgaatgttgaagtacaatttcgagaaagaagtgtaaatgttgagaaaaagctgtgacatctctgcttcctctgagagagactgagctggtctgtttatgtaataatgtttatgtttatgttcatgttctggatctctgaaaagcgtctagagacaaacatctgttgtattagacgctatagaaataaagttgaattgaattgaccctcctcctccttccagggtggagcctgctggacaacgatggctgacaccaggtctgaggaagtgtacgtgtgtttttattcaaccatcttcactccttcatgagtccatcagtgatcaataagtgatcaataataactgcagctgcttgtttgttctctccatcagattcctgtcgactcaccgtcgacacaaacacagtccacaacgacatcaaactgtctgacaacaacaggaagatgatgtttgtgggggatcagtcatatcctgatcatccagacaggtttgattactatcgtcagctgctgtgtagagaagttctgacgggtcgctgttactgggaggtccagtggagcggacgtgtttctgtatcagtgagttacagaagaatcagcaggaaaggaaCCTCTGGTGACTGTAGGTTTGGAGGAAACAATCATTCCTGGAGGCTGGACTGTTCTCCAGGTTATCAGTACCGTGTCCTTCACAATAACAGAGTAACATTcatcacctcctcatctccatgtccagactctggcagagcagcagtttacgtggacgttcctgctggaactctgtccttctatgaagtctctgacagactgatccacctccacaccttcaacaccagcttctctgaacctctctgtgctggatttggattctggtccggttctggttcctcagtgtctctgtgtccagtttagtctccagagtctccgctcagagaaaccgtctctgttggatcctggacttggactctggttctggttcctcagagtctccatgatgaagatgatgatggtgatgatgatgatgatgatgacgatgatgatgatgatgaagatgatgatgatgatgatgatgatgatgatgatgatgatgatcgtttgtttagtttttttggttcggttggtttggttttgtgtttttatttgatattcttcacctgtaaatACTATTATTTACTGGAATGTTGACGTTTGATCATAAATTAGATTTTCAtctcattattcttgttttattcttgattctgaCTCTGTCTCGGGGcggtttagaaatgtaaattcctcaTTCACTGGACCCACAACTTTCACACGCTCATCCATTTCCACTTCTCCGCTACTATTATTACCTgaactaattaaaacaaaatctaaGTACAATTCGATTATGACACTTGATTCCAAATGTAGTTTTTCAACAAATTGTAGTATTTTCTCCTAAAACGTGGTTTAGCGGTTAATAAAGCATCCAGttatcaaatgttcataaacagacataaCTGTGCTGGCGTCTGATTTATAAACATCATCATTTCATCTGGAATAACCAGAGTATTAAATATCAGAAATGAATCTTGgattaaaaacaacattctTTCCGTGTCATGGGTTATTGAAAGCTCCTTCTTCCACATGGGGAGGttttaacaacatttattccaattaaagctgcaagcagcgatgaacgggccctcgcactcacgtccaccgccccccataagcatatcagaaatgacaccacccacgactctctatgtcaaaccattcaaaagttatggcagaaaatcgggacaaccaatcagaagaaggggcggggctaattaaggccaacgaagcttaaggactcattacagagtcccatgacaccacccacgacttcctatgtcaaacaattaaaatgttatagcagaaaaaatggacaaccaatcagaagaaggggcggggctaattaaggccaacgaagcttaaggactcattacagagttccatgacaccacccacgacttcctatgtcaaaccattcaaaagttatggcagataaaagtattctagggggcgctgttgagccgttaggccacgcccattaatgcaaaccatgaaatatcaaatgtatcgccaagtctggcttgcatgtaaaatttggtgacttttggagaactatcaaatatggaccaatcacatgaagggggggcgcgccttttggcgtctagcgtcgccacggtaacacttttgaaagagaaaagtaatgcgtggtgtcacaggatgtagacgcacattttgatgtataacacatctgggggcacgttacggttcgggctgaattaactgccgaaggaatggcataaatttcgccaaaatgacacaatgtattcaaaatggccgacatcctgttcggtttcggccatggctccaagagacttttctttaagtggtgaaatgatacaggtgtgtagcgattttcgtgcatgtacgtcaaaccgtattgtggggcttgaggcacaaagttttctagggggcgctattgagccattttgccacgcccattaatgcaaaccatgaaatatcaaatttatcgccaggcctggcttgcatgccaaatttggtgccttttggggaactatcaaatatggaccaatcagatgaagggggggtgcgcttgttggcgtctagcgtcgccacggtaacacttttgaaagagaaaagtaatgcgtgtagtcgcaggatggagacgcacattttgatgtataacacacctgggttcacgatacggttcgggctgaattaactctcgaaggaatggctcatattgctccaaaattacgcgattaattcagaatgttcaaaatggccgacttcctgttcggttgcggccatggctccaagagacttttctttaagtggtgaaatgatacaggtgtgtagcgattttcgtgcatgtacgtcaaaccgtattgtggggcttgaggcacaaagttttctagggggcgctgttgagccattttgccacgcccattaatgcaaaccatgaaatatcaaatttatcgccaggcctggcttgcatgccaaatttggtgccttttggggaactatcaaatatggacccatcagatgaagggggggtgcgcttgttggcgtctagcgtcgccacggtaacacttttgaaagagaaaagtaatgcgtgtagtcgcaggatggagacgcacattttgatgtataacacatctgggttcacgatacggttcgggctgaattaactctcgaaggaatggctcatattgctccaaaattacgcgattaattcagaatgatcaaaatggccgacttcctgttcggttgcggccatggcgccaagagacttttctttaagttgcgacatgatacaggtgtgtaccgattttcgttcatgtacgtcaaagcatattatggggcttgaggcgcaaagttttttctgtctgaaccaatcagatgaagggtgggcgcgccttttggcgtctagcgtcgccacggtaacgcttttgaaagagaaaagtaatgcgtggtgtcggaggatggagacgcacattttgatgtataacacacctgggtgcacgttacggttcgggctgaattaactttggaaggaatggcataaatttcgcccaaatgacacgactaattcaaaatggccgacttcctgttcggtttcgggcatgacgccaagagacttttctttcagttgcgacatgatacaggtgtgtaccgattttcgtgcatgtacgtcaaaccgtatcgcggggcttgaggcacaaagttttcaagggggcgctgttgagccattttgccacgcccattaatgcaaaccattaaatatcaaatttttcgccaggcctgacttgggtgcaaaatttggtgagtttttgggcatgtttaggggggcaaaaaggccctcctttcgtcagaagaaaaagaaagaaagaaagaaagaaagaaaaaattcctacagatacaatagggccttcgcactgcaagtgctcgggccctaataacggcCAAAGAACACGGCTGCGGCTGTGACGTCACCAAGTCCGTCCAATCAGCAGCAGATGTCGCTGTTTGACTGAACCACGTGATCCGAAGCAGCGAGTCCGTGGAACGGATGGATGTTTGGTTTCGACATGTTTCTAAACTTTGTTCTAAACATGACAGATGTGGTTCTGACACTGCAAACTTATGAATAATTATCAGCAGAGATTCTACAGCAGAGCTACAACCAGGGACTTTCTGATGGAAATAAACAGTTAGGAGCAATGAACACACACGCACCAGCTATTTATGTTCAATCAATGTTTAGGCTACTAAAACTCAGTTTACAGAGTAAACATACATGTTTAAAATATCGGAATATCATTCATATAATAGTTTAAACATGTAATCATTCAAATTGTGTTATTATATTAGTCATATTTATATGATTACTTTATAATTATTCTCCTTTATATTATAACATATTGAACATAAAAGTGACATTTATTTGCCAAACAAAATAGGTCCAGTTTTCCTACAAATATCATCCAGAAGTGCAGCTTGCTGAGCCCGAACAGAGAACCAGATGTTGTGGAGAAAAACACACGGAGGACAGAGATGAAACAAAGATGTGAGTGAAACAGTGGAATTAAAGAAGACAGTGAAAAGACCTCCGAGTTACATGAATATACAGTTAAATGACCCGACTGAAGACTTCACTAGACAACAGGGCGTCACAGAGTGGGAGAGAACTTCAGACCATTAATAACTTAGTTACACGGTCACTAATCCTAAAACAACACAAAGTCAGAGCAGTTCAGCACCACGGATAGCGACAGCATCATTTTGACACTCGCTTGAACTATTTCAGCTCAGTTTCTGCATCTGCATTTTTCcagataaaatatttatttgtttaatgactgatgCAGGAGTCTCCAGTAGTTTGctgaggtgtcaagtaacgaagtacaaacaCTTTGTTACCTAACTTAAaccagcactatgtaacttttccaccttaatctaatatttcatcatcatcattgtgatggtacatcaacttccaacaggtttaatgaacctctgtcatggtctgaggggtctgtatcgccttcactggcactatgtaactttgaggagcatggtaggaaccctgccacactaaaaaactacacatttttacggctttgactgctttacggcacatacgtcacttccccctccttccccattcgtagtccagatgaaaatgggcggggcgtggagcgcagagctcaggagaactGGTGGTGAGCTGAATgaggagctggtatcatggctgaAGCAGCAAAAtatcagaagaaaataaaagttttaacggagcggaggaggcgaaaaaaaagaaagcgggagagtaacaagctaaatgcccggtggaGAATAAACATTCACTCGCTACAAGCCCTTGTAGCCGTCGACATGGACGAGATGGTTGGAGGatgtaaagacgttcatcacctccaggtatgcacttttatcaacacctatgtcagtgtgttttacaaaaacaattatcctgaaactactacagctgctgtaagtgttgctactgtagcaaatgtcaatatctatgtaaaccATGTGACTCTGCAGGTCTGTATAtacagcagtactggagttgtaaaataaaatcaggggggatggtggattttatcatatggggacagataatttgtgctgattataaataatataatatattacaaataatagcagtgaccaaaacacctgcagaaatactgcaggaatgacatagcagcagttaaatgcagccttctgtaagctttaaatatccactgggcttacatcaaatacatcaaaacacaagaataaaaaacacttttctgaacttatcaatatgactctgtccttcacaggataagtaacatggatcactgcaaaaactcacaatcttaacaagaatatttgtcttgtttctagttaaaatgtctcattttagtaaaaaaaatctcattacacttaaaacaagactcatcactggaaaaaacaacaatttgcacctgtttcaagtagattttcacttaaaataagtagaaaaatctgccagtggaacaagatgttttttgcttgtaataagaagataaatcttgtcccactggcatatttttctacttatttcaagtgaaaatgaacttgaaacagatgaaaatggtcaaataagtaatttttctggtgttatttttctggtgatgactctaaatgttgaaatagcagtaaaaccacattcattgatgaaatgacggaATGGAAAGGAggaatggcagttttacaggggggatgattttggccgtttttatttcaggggggatgccatcccccctcatcccccctcaactccagtactgatatacagatacttatacactgatggtaaaatcaacacatttgtagatacagtaaaatataggcagaaaaaatgaaatataaaggcaaagtatacactcccagataaaaagaatacaatataaacaccatataagcatataaaataaatctactttgtttgaattatattaaaataataacaagggTAGTAAAATAAaccttatatggtgtttataatgtgtcgttttatcttgtgagtgtataaatatatacatttctctaatttttctaTATATTAATTGCTTTTACTGTCTGCGtaattacagtgacttcaacaacggaaaaaattcaaacttgtgatcaacaaaatatgttgattgatttataggtcagtaattatcagaaagacataatgtttttgtatctttattctcacactctgcaggactacatcagatctggaaaacttccagaatcacatcctcatgcagggaaggttctcctacactccagcagtgaatcatcagggaaggttctcctactccagcagtgaatcatcagggaaggttctcctactccagcagtgaatcatcagggaaggttctcctactccagcagtgaatcatcagggaaggttctcctactccagcagtgaatcatcagggaaggttctcctactccagcagtgaatcatcagggaaggttctcctactccagcagtgaatcatcagggaaggttttcctactccagcagtgaatcaccagggaaggttctcctactccagcagtgaatcaccagggaaggttctcctactccagcagtgaatcatcagggaaggttctcctactccagcagtgaatcatcagggaaggttctcctactccagcagtgaatcatcagggaaggttctcctactccagcagtgaatctcacgcggactctcccagcacgaaacatggatggacacaagatgctactgctactatagtcattgtatttatttacagtaacttcttacactgtttcatagttcagtttttattatcagttcattatttttactggtaacactttacaataagggtcccttaattaatgTTAGTTAATgtattattaagcattaattaacagtttaataatagttaaataaccattattatgtattacttaacattaattagcatattagttaatgcattaataaagttagttaatgcattattaagcattaattaacagtgtaataatagttaaataaccattattatgtattacttaacattaattagcatattagttaatgcattaataaacagttaattaatgcctactgctcagagttaattaatacattagtaagcattaataaacgttacatgatgtaattatttatccttatgtatgcattacttagtataaagtaatacattagttaatacataagtaaaacgttaataatgtccctagtaatcatttactaatggtgtttatttggagtgaatatgcattaagtaacagctacctaatacatctactaatcattcactaatggtgtacatgtttactggatgggcattattaaacaactatttagagtcttaagtaatcatttcctaatggtgctgtgtatgttatcaggtagcttacctgaccttatgaacggtaacctgacataaaccttaataaatgtataggagtggctcataaccattacttaaccattagtaaatgcttgctggacccttattgtaaagtgtaacacatgtatcccttaggtaacacattattaatgcttaactgcctcataagcattacttaaccataattaaccattagtaaaggcttgctggacccttattgtaaagtgtaacacatttatcccttaggtaacacattattaatgcttaactgcctcataagcattacttaaccataattaaccattagtaaaggcttgctggacccttattgtaaagtgtaacacatttatcccttaggtaacacattattaatgcttaactgcctcataagcattacttaaccataattaaccattagtaaaggcttgctggacccttattgtaaagtgtaacacatttatcccttaggtaacacattattaatgcttattATGCTTAtggttaattattaattaataattaaccattagtaaattaagcaatcacatataaagaagtttacactttttatttaaaacaaaataaaacagataacagataacatttgttatatgtatacatcttatacatatatatatatacatatatatatatatatatatatatatatatatatatatatatacatatatatatatatatatatatatatatatatatatatatatatatatatatatagctttgaacaaacattatttagtaacataatacaataacacagtatgataggctgGCATCATTTTATCATCCttcattttatgtattgtaGCAGAAATGACTTCAGTGGCCTTTATAACCTGCTTGCATCTTTTAGCAAAGTCTGCCACCGTCTCCCCCTTCTCCACATGATCATATTCTTCTGGAGCAGCTATTGCGAGCTCGGCAATCGCTGCAGTCCTCACAATAGTAAGTCTGTCTACTCCATACTTCTCGAAGGATTTGGCCATATTCTTCCCCGTCTGGAAAATGGCAAGGACTTCCTTGTACCGCTTCACCACATCACCTGGTCCTCCAactaatataaacacacaagaacaagaaggaatgtatcatttgaatcatgagattgatgagaagaaaaaaacaaataattgtattttactgttatatgtatatatacatatataggtgtgtatgtgtgtgtgtgtgtgtgtgtgtgtgtgtgtgtgtgtgtgtgtgtgtgtgtgtgtgtgtgtgtgtgtgtgtatgtgtatatgtatgtatgtatatatatatgtgcatatgtatatgtgtatatgtgtatgtgtatatatgtgtatgtatgtgtatatgtatgtatatgttgtgtatgggtatgtttttttttaaatatattttgtatattattATGTGTATATAgaagtgtatatatatgtatatatatatatatattttatatatatatatatatatatatatatatatatatatatatatatatatatatatatatatatatttttttttatatatatatatatatatatatatatatatatatatatatatatatatatatatatatatatatatatatatatatattatggcatgccgttcaggaaattaatatttgaatatattgaatgaaccttgaatatattgaatgaaccttgaatatattgaatgaaaccccgaatatattgaatgaaccttgaatatattgaatgaaactctgaatatattgaatgaaccttgaatatattgaatgaaactctgaatatattgaatgaaccttgaatatattgaatgaacg
This window encodes:
- the LOC133420927 gene encoding neoverrucotoxin subunit alpha-like, whose amino-acid sequence is MMFVGDQSYPDHPDRFDYYRQLLCREVLTGRCYWEVQWSGRVSVSVSYRRISRKGTSGDCRFGGNNHSWRLDCSPGYQYRVLHNNRVTFITSSSPCPDSGRAAVYVDVPAGTLSFYEVSDRLIHLHTFNTSFSEPLCAGFGFWSGSGSSVSLCPV